From the genome of Leptolyngbya sp. FACHB-261, one region includes:
- a CDS encoding AarF/ABC1/UbiB kinase family protein, with the protein MSQHPLARLKRYDIESITRYYRFRPWLVFARAVLIVWKFAGFLLGLRADRGHTNPIRRRQRAVQLRHILTDLGPTYIKVGQALSTRPDLVHKDFLEELTRLQDQLPPFPNDIAFAIIEQELERSVSEVYQTISADPVAAASLGQVYKATLHTGEEVAVKVQRPNLLPTLTLDLHLMRWAASWLGPHLPLNLGHDLLLIVDEFGTKLFEEIDYLNEGRNAERFAAYFKGDVSVKVPSIYWRHSSRHVLTLEWINGIKLTDVERVQAAGLDISELVRIGVSSGLRQLLEFGFFHADPHPGNLFATLDGKMAYIDFGMMDQLEQHDKEILIDAVVYAVNKDYDHLTQAFVELGFLAAGTDIQPIVPAIESVLGNVMGESVADFNIKTVTDKFSELMFEYPFRVPGRFALIIRSVVTQEGVALSLDPNFRILEVAYPYVARRLLSDESPELRRRLLEVLFKDGRFQWQRLENLIQIAQIDAGFDLMPTAQLGLQYLLSEEGQFLRRKLLLALTEDDRLHTDEVRRIWNLVKGEIKPDRLWGAALGALATVWPSATALVTAFTPSEQL; encoded by the coding sequence GTGAGTCAGCATCCCCTCGCCAGACTGAAGCGCTACGATATCGAGAGCATTACTCGCTACTATCGTTTCCGGCCCTGGTTAGTTTTCGCTAGAGCAGTCCTGATCGTCTGGAAATTCGCTGGATTCCTGCTCGGCTTGCGAGCAGACCGCGGTCACACAAACCCGATCCGGCGGCGTCAACGGGCCGTCCAGCTCCGGCATATTCTTACAGACTTAGGGCCCACTTACATCAAAGTTGGACAAGCTCTTTCAACGCGGCCTGACCTGGTTCACAAAGATTTTCTTGAAGAGCTGACGCGACTTCAGGACCAGTTGCCCCCCTTTCCCAACGACATTGCCTTTGCCATCATCGAGCAGGAGCTTGAGCGCTCCGTCAGTGAGGTTTACCAAACCATTTCGGCAGACCCAGTTGCAGCAGCCAGTTTAGGGCAGGTCTATAAGGCCACTCTGCATACCGGGGAAGAGGTAGCGGTCAAGGTGCAGCGCCCCAATCTACTGCCCACGCTAACTTTAGATCTGCATTTGATGCGTTGGGCTGCTAGCTGGCTAGGCCCCCATCTACCACTCAATTTAGGACACGATCTGCTCCTGATTGTTGATGAGTTTGGCACCAAGCTGTTTGAGGAGATTGATTACCTCAATGAAGGGCGTAATGCTGAACGTTTCGCGGCTTATTTTAAAGGAGATGTCTCTGTCAAAGTACCGAGCATCTACTGGCGGCACAGCAGCCGTCATGTTCTCACGTTGGAGTGGATCAACGGCATTAAGCTGACTGATGTAGAGCGGGTCCAGGCAGCGGGATTGGATATTTCTGAACTGGTCCGTATTGGAGTTTCCTCTGGCTTGCGGCAATTGCTAGAGTTTGGCTTTTTTCATGCCGATCCTCATCCTGGCAACCTGTTTGCCACTCTGGATGGCAAGATGGCCTACATCGACTTCGGCATGATGGACCAGTTGGAGCAGCATGACAAGGAAATCCTCATAGACGCGGTCGTCTACGCCGTCAACAAAGATTACGACCACCTGACCCAAGCCTTTGTAGAGCTGGGCTTTCTAGCAGCAGGCACTGACATTCAACCCATTGTTCCGGCCATTGAAAGTGTCCTGGGCAATGTTATGGGCGAGAGTGTTGCCGACTTCAACATCAAAACTGTCACCGACAAGTTCTCGGAGCTGATGTTTGAATACCCCTTTCGAGTGCCAGGGCGATTTGCCTTGATTATTCGCTCAGTGGTCACTCAAGAGGGGGTAGCGCTCAGCCTCGACCCCAACTTCAGAATCCTAGAAGTCGCTTACCCTTACGTGGCTCGCCGCTTGCTCTCCGACGAGTCCCCAGAACTGCGCCGCCGCCTGCTCGAAGTTCTCTTTAAAGATGGGCGGTTCCAGTGGCAACGGTTGGAGAACCTGATCCAGATTGCTCAGATAGATGCTGGCTTTGACTTAATGCCGACTGCCCAGCTAGGTCTGCAATATCTGCTATCTGAGGAGGGTCAGTTTTTGCGCCGCAAACTCCTGTTAGCCTTGACCGAAGACGATCGACTACACACCGACGAAGTTCGCCGAATCTGGAACCTAGTCAAAGGGGAAATCAAACCGGACCGCCTGTGGGGAGCCGCTTTAGGTGCCTTAGCAACCGTTTGGCCATCGGCAACAGCTCTGGTCACCGCCTTCACGCCCTCAGAGCAACTTTAG